The following coding sequences are from one Bradyrhizobium sp. WSM471 window:
- a CDS encoding TAXI family TRAP transporter solute-binding subunit — MSSSDAPMKRSDAARRGRRQTKTLLLILAIGFLAFGAAAGTLYYALRPITLRIAVGPPGSNDHKVIEAMTEAFANESRTVRLSPITTAGAAEALALLGAGKADLAVGRGDLEMPADAQTVVILRKNFVVLWSSSGVAGKGSKRRPAPKIKEVADLAGHKVGVIGATPANAALLRVILSAAGVEPDKVTVAQFGTGQLEELARDPSLDAFMAVGPLDSKITADAIAATARTRGEPKFLAIDASEAIALKHPRYESEEIPPSIFNASPARPDDKVETVSVSHLIVARNALSETTVAAFYRQQFALRQAIARQVPGAAQITKPDTEKEAELPVHRGAAAVIDGTERTFLDRYGDYFWFALLLLSGIGSAGAWLRQYLNRDERDENTGHRNRILALVSKVRTAEFDHELLAMQQEVDAIIVETLGCYDDGAIEEEELAAFGLVLELFDHALSERRAALQISPSNVLAARR, encoded by the coding sequence ATGTCCTCGTCTGATGCTCCGATGAAACGCAGTGACGCAGCCCGCCGAGGGCGGAGACAGACGAAGACCCTGCTGCTGATTTTAGCCATCGGATTTCTCGCTTTCGGTGCCGCTGCGGGTACATTGTATTACGCGCTGCGGCCGATAACTCTGCGGATTGCCGTCGGACCGCCGGGAAGCAACGATCACAAAGTGATCGAGGCGATGACCGAGGCATTTGCCAACGAAAGCAGGACCGTGAGGCTGTCTCCGATCACGACCGCCGGGGCTGCCGAAGCTCTCGCTCTGCTCGGTGCCGGCAAGGCCGACCTTGCGGTGGGTCGCGGCGATCTGGAAATGCCGGCCGACGCGCAAACAGTCGTCATCTTGCGCAAGAACTTCGTCGTGCTGTGGTCTTCTTCGGGAGTTGCAGGCAAGGGCTCCAAGCGAAGGCCGGCGCCGAAAATCAAGGAGGTCGCCGATCTCGCGGGGCACAAGGTGGGGGTGATTGGCGCGACCCCGGCGAACGCCGCGTTGCTGAGAGTCATCCTGAGCGCCGCCGGTGTGGAGCCGGACAAGGTCACGGTCGCTCAATTCGGCACGGGCCAGCTTGAGGAGCTGGCGCGTGACCCGAGCCTCGACGCCTTCATGGCTGTCGGCCCGCTCGATAGCAAGATAACCGCCGACGCGATTGCCGCGACCGCCCGGACGCGTGGCGAGCCGAAATTTCTCGCGATCGACGCATCGGAAGCCATCGCCCTGAAGCATCCTCGTTACGAATCGGAGGAAATTCCGCCAAGCATTTTCAATGCGAGTCCAGCCCGGCCGGATGACAAGGTTGAGACCGTCAGTGTCAGCCATTTGATCGTCGCGCGGAATGCCTTGTCCGAAACGACAGTGGCGGCGTTTTACCGCCAGCAGTTCGCCCTCCGCCAGGCGATTGCCAGGCAGGTGCCTGGCGCTGCGCAGATCACCAAGCCGGACACCGAGAAAGAAGCCGAGCTGCCGGTTCACCGGGGAGCGGCGGCCGTGATCGACGGGACCGAGCGCACCTTCCTCGACAGATACGGCGACTATTTCTGGTTTGCGCTCCTGCTTCTCTCCGGCATTGGTTCGGCCGGCGCCTGGCTGCGTCAATATCTGAATCGGGATGAACGCGACGAGAACACTGGCCATCGCAACAGAATCCTGGCGCTGGTTTCCAAGGTGCGCACTGCGGAGTTCGACCACGAACTGCTGGCGATGCAGCAGGAGGTCGACGCCATCATCGTCGAAACACTTGGCTGCTACGATGACGGCGCCATCGAGGAGGAGGAGCTGGCAGCCTTCGGCCTGGTGCTCGAACTGTTCGATCATGCCCTCAGCGAGAGGCGCGCAGCGTTGCAAATTTCTCCTTCGAACGTGCTCGCCGCGCGGCGGTAG
- a CDS encoding response regulator — MSNFVMLLVEDDSLQREVLSDLLKDEGFEVVECATAEAAELIVASTGSELRALITDHNLAGRMTGLELAEYARSAHPGLNIVLMSGTVMAPLPPNTTFLRKPFAPAHLLAAV; from the coding sequence ATGTCGAATTTCGTCATGCTGCTGGTCGAGGACGACTCGCTCCAGCGCGAAGTTCTATCCGACCTTCTCAAGGACGAAGGGTTCGAAGTTGTCGAATGTGCCACCGCGGAAGCGGCGGAGCTTATCGTCGCGTCTACGGGCAGTGAGCTACGGGCGCTCATTACCGATCACAACCTCGCGGGAAGAATGACCGGGCTCGAGCTCGCAGAGTACGCTCGCAGTGCTCATCCGGGGCTCAACATCGTGCTGATGTCGGGGACGGTGATGGCGCCGCTGCCGCCCAATACGACCTTTTTGCGCAAGCCGTTTGCGCCCGCCCATTTGCTGGCGGCCGTGTAG
- a CDS encoding SDR family NAD(P)-dependent oxidoreductase produces the protein MAIIFITGSTDGLGRAAAQSLLEQGHQIVLHARSAERAAAIAGLESQSARVVIGDLKSAAQTRHLADQVNAIGRMDAVIHNAGVYTERSRGPTPEGHASTLAVNTLAPYLLTALMKRPDRLVYLSSGLHRGGEGSLGDLDWTRRTWDPAKAYAESKLHMVALAFALARRWPQVLSNAVDPGWARTKMGGAGAPVGVATGQRTQTWLAVSDDPAALVSGRYWHDLRQQEPAHEATDPDFQERLLDKLGELTGVTLPPA, from the coding sequence ATGGCAATCATCTTCATCACGGGCAGCACGGACGGTCTGGGCCGCGCAGCTGCCCAGTCTCTCCTCGAACAAGGCCACCAAATCGTCCTGCACGCACGATCGGCGGAACGTGCGGCGGCAATCGCCGGGCTTGAATCGCAATCCGCACGGGTCGTGATCGGCGACCTCAAAAGCGCCGCCCAGACCAGACATTTGGCAGATCAGGTCAACGCAATCGGACGAATGGACGCGGTCATCCACAACGCCGGGGTCTATACCGAGCGCAGCCGCGGCCCGACGCCCGAAGGCCACGCCTCCACTTTGGCGGTCAACACGCTCGCGCCCTATTTGCTCACCGCCCTGATGAAGCGCCCCGATCGGCTGGTGTATCTCAGCAGCGGACTACATCGCGGCGGAGAGGGATCGCTAGGCGATCTCGACTGGACCAGGCGAACCTGGGATCCGGCCAAGGCGTACGCGGAGAGCAAGCTGCACATGGTCGCACTGGCCTTTGCCTTGGCGCGGCGTTGGCCGCAGGTGCTGAGCAACGCCGTCGATCCCGGCTGGGCACGCACCAAAATGGGCGGTGCCGGAGCGCCGGTCGGCGTGGCCACCGGACAACGGACGCAGACCTGGCTGGCGGTGAGCGATGATCCCGCCGCTCTGGTCAGCGGTCGTTACTGGCACGACCTCCGGCAACAAGAGCCGGCCCACGAAGCGACCGATCCCGATTTTCAGGAGAGACTTCTGGACAAGCTGGGCGAGTTGACAGGGGTGACGCTGCCTCCGGCGTAG
- the lepA gene encoding translation elongation factor 4 has product MTTVPISNIRNFSIVAHIDHGKSTLADRLIQMTGGLTDREMAGKEQVLDSMDIERERGITIKAQTVRLAYRAKDGKDYIFNLMDTPGHVDFAYEVSRSLAACEGSLLVVDASQGVEAQTLANVYHALDAGHEIVPVLNKVDLPAAEPEKVKQQIEDVIGIDASESVMISAKTGLGVPDVLEAIVTRLPPPKGDREATLKALLVDSWYDVYLGVVVLIRVVDGVMKKGSRVRMMGTGAAYDIERVGFFTPKMTQVDELGPGEIGFITAAIKEVADTRVGDTITDDKKPVTEMLPGFKPAIPVVFCGLFPADADDFETLRAAMGKLRLNDASFSYEMETSAALGFGFRCGFLGLLHLEIIQERLSREFDLNLIATAPSVIYKMSLTDGQEISIHNPVDMPDVVKIAEIQEPWIEATILTPDEYLGSVLKLCQDRRGVQKELTYVGSRAMVKYDLPLNEVVFDFYDRLKSVSKGYASFDYHLTDYKPADLVKMQILVNNEPVDALSMLVHRTRAEGRGRAMVEKMKDLIPPHMFQIPIQAAIGGKVIARETVRALRKDVTAKCYGGDITRKRKLLEKQKEGKKKMRQFGKVDIPQEAFIAALKVDS; this is encoded by the coding sequence ATGACGACCGTCCCCATTTCCAACATCCGCAATTTCTCCATCGTCGCCCATATCGACCATGGCAAATCGACGCTGGCCGACCGCCTGATCCAGATGACCGGCGGCCTCACCGACCGTGAAATGGCGGGCAAGGAGCAGGTGCTCGATTCCATGGACATCGAGCGCGAGCGCGGCATCACCATCAAGGCGCAGACGGTGCGCCTCGCCTACCGCGCCAAGGACGGCAAGGATTACATCTTCAACCTGATGGACACGCCCGGCCACGTCGACTTCGCCTACGAAGTCTCGCGGTCGCTGGCGGCCTGCGAGGGTTCCCTGCTGGTGGTGGATGCCAGCCAGGGCGTCGAGGCACAGACACTCGCCAACGTCTACCACGCGCTCGATGCGGGGCATGAGATCGTTCCGGTCCTGAACAAGGTCGACCTTCCCGCCGCCGAGCCGGAAAAGGTCAAGCAACAGATCGAGGACGTCATCGGCATCGACGCGTCCGAGTCCGTGATGATCTCGGCCAAGACCGGCCTCGGCGTGCCCGACGTGCTGGAGGCGATCGTCACCCGCCTGCCGCCGCCGAAGGGTGACCGCGAGGCGACGCTGAAGGCGTTGCTGGTCGACAGCTGGTACGACGTCTATCTCGGCGTGGTGGTGCTGATCCGCGTCGTCGACGGCGTCATGAAGAAGGGCAGCCGGGTCCGCATGATGGGCACGGGCGCGGCCTATGACATCGAGCGCGTCGGCTTCTTCACCCCGAAGATGACGCAGGTCGACGAGCTCGGCCCCGGCGAGATCGGCTTCATCACCGCCGCGATCAAGGAAGTGGCCGACACCCGCGTCGGCGACACCATCACCGACGACAAGAAGCCGGTGACCGAGATGCTGCCGGGCTTCAAGCCGGCCATTCCCGTGGTGTTCTGCGGCCTGTTCCCCGCCGACGCCGACGACTTCGAGACCTTGCGCGCGGCGATGGGCAAGCTGCGCCTCAACGATGCCAGCTTCTCCTACGAGATGGAGACCTCGGCCGCACTCGGCTTCGGCTTCCGCTGCGGCTTCCTCGGGCTGTTGCACCTGGAGATCATCCAGGAGCGGCTGTCGCGCGAATTCGATCTCAACCTGATCGCGACCGCGCCCAGCGTGATCTACAAGATGAGCCTCACTGACGGCCAGGAAATCTCGATTCACAATCCTGTCGACATGCCTGATGTGGTCAAGATCGCGGAGATCCAGGAGCCCTGGATCGAGGCCACGATCCTCACCCCCGACGAATATCTCGGCAGCGTGCTGAAGCTGTGCCAGGACCGCCGCGGCGTGCAGAAGGAGCTGACCTATGTCGGCTCCCGCGCCATGGTGAAATACGATCTGCCGCTCAACGAGGTCGTGTTCGATTTCTACGATCGCCTGAAGTCGGTCTCCAAGGGCTACGCCTCGTTCGACTATCATCTCACCGACTACAAGCCGGCCGATCTGGTGAAGATGCAGATCCTCGTCAACAACGAGCCGGTCGACGCGCTCTCGATGCTGGTGCATCGCACCCGTGCCGAAGGCCGCGGCCGCGCCATGGTCGAGAAGATGAAGGATTTGATCCCGCCGCACATGTTCCAGATCCCGATCCAGGCAGCGATCGGCGGCAAGGTGATCGCGCGCGAAACGGTCCGCGCGCTACGCAAGGACGTCACCGCAAAGTGCTACGGCGGCGACATCACCCGTAAGCGCAAACTTCTGGAGAAGCAGAAGGAAGGCAAGAAGAAGATGCGGCAGTTCGGCAAGGTCGACATCCCGCAGGAAGCCTTCATCGCCGCGCTGAAGGTGGATAGCTGA
- a CDS encoding YARHG domain-containing protein: MHWKRLSALLVAACFAFPAAAEKRVALVIGNSAYQNVSRLENPRNDALLVADTLHRLGFTLVGGGAQVELDKAGFDNAVQRFGNQLIGADVALFYYAGHGIQVRGTNYLVPVSANPTRESDVDFQMVDAALVLRQMDGAGTKLNIVILDACRNNPFGGRGLRGSDGGLAQIRAPEGTLLSYATQPGNVALDGSDGHSPYTRALVETMQRPGLDVLQAFNQVGLIVKRSTGSSQQPWVSSSPIDGSFYFSGAPAVQVAPVNVPATVASPPANLPPSTPPVARTQSDFLFPDSDSRLLADGDLKTLSKEELRLARNEIFARRGRYFNSPELTARFSKFSWYVPRTWDPPLNAIEKANVALIDRYESGGPAQGSLIFPDSDRRLLTPADLRGLSNEEIRIARNEIYARRGRYFEAADLKARFERFPWYAPNTWNPKLNSIEETNAALLDQAGRRR, encoded by the coding sequence ATGCATTGGAAGCGCCTTTCCGCTTTGTTGGTTGCGGCGTGTTTCGCCTTCCCGGCCGCTGCTGAAAAACGCGTGGCCCTCGTCATAGGCAATTCCGCCTACCAGAACGTGTCGCGGCTGGAAAATCCCAGGAATGACGCGCTGCTGGTGGCCGATACCTTGCATAGGCTCGGCTTCACGCTGGTCGGCGGCGGCGCCCAGGTCGAGCTGGACAAGGCAGGCTTCGACAATGCGGTCCAACGTTTCGGCAACCAGCTGATCGGCGCAGATGTCGCCCTGTTCTATTACGCCGGACACGGCATCCAGGTCCGCGGCACGAACTATCTCGTTCCGGTCTCGGCGAATCCGACGCGCGAGTCCGATGTGGATTTCCAAATGGTCGACGCCGCGCTGGTGCTGCGGCAGATGGACGGCGCAGGAACCAAGCTGAACATCGTCATTCTCGATGCATGCAGGAACAATCCGTTCGGTGGTCGCGGCCTCCGTGGCTCCGACGGAGGTTTGGCGCAAATCCGGGCGCCGGAGGGAACGCTGCTCTCCTACGCCACGCAACCGGGCAACGTCGCGCTCGACGGATCCGATGGGCACAGTCCCTACACGCGCGCGCTGGTCGAGACGATGCAGAGACCCGGGCTCGACGTGCTCCAGGCGTTCAATCAGGTGGGGCTCATTGTGAAGCGCTCGACCGGTAGCTCGCAGCAACCCTGGGTCTCCAGCTCGCCGATCGATGGATCATTCTACTTTTCAGGCGCGCCTGCAGTGCAGGTCGCGCCGGTCAACGTGCCGGCAACGGTCGCGTCGCCCCCTGCGAACCTTCCGCCTTCCACACCTCCGGTTGCGAGAACCCAATCGGATTTCCTTTTCCCGGATTCGGATAGCCGGCTGCTTGCCGACGGCGATTTGAAGACGCTGAGCAAGGAAGAGCTGCGCCTCGCCCGCAACGAAATCTTTGCGCGGCGAGGGCGCTACTTCAACTCGCCCGAACTGACCGCGAGGTTCAGCAAGTTCTCCTGGTATGTACCGCGCACCTGGGACCCGCCGCTGAACGCCATCGAGAAGGCAAATGTCGCCTTGATCGACCGCTATGAATCCGGCGGCCCGGCTCAAGGCAGCCTCATCTTTCCCGATTCAGATCGACGCCTGCTCACGCCGGCGGATCTGCGCGGGCTGTCGAACGAGGAAATCCGTATCGCACGCAACGAGATCTACGCGCGGCGGGGGCGATATTTCGAGGCGGCAGATCTCAAGGCCCGTTTTGAACGCTTCCCGTGGTACGCTCCCAACACGTGGAATCCGAAACTCAATTCGATCGAGGAGACGAATGCCGCGCTGCTCGATCAGGCCGGCAGGCGTCGATGA
- a CDS encoding M15 family metallopeptidase, whose protein sequence is MTIALRAAQIVVALVAASVPADAQTRTELLDQLVRAYPDFLTGHDGKQISWRDGTKMPVDDGVDDKSFDQRLRNASIIDQLRLAYPVGASAPPALNADPGRFRNEAFFTKMYGDCRAGAVQRNLVTITWLPRSWGKAVQVTRINGVADRLKEVSAEIDKLEPALRAAAFPIAGVLSCRPVADTGKMSMHGYAVAIDLNLRYSDYWLWAGRGKSIPYKNRMPREIVDIFERHGFIWGGKWYHYDTMHFEYRPELLAR, encoded by the coding sequence ATGACAATCGCATTGCGGGCAGCACAGATCGTCGTCGCCTTGGTGGCTGCGTCCGTGCCGGCGGACGCTCAAACCAGAACCGAACTTCTGGATCAGCTGGTGCGTGCCTATCCCGATTTCCTGACCGGCCACGATGGCAAGCAAATTTCGTGGCGCGATGGCACTAAGATGCCGGTGGACGATGGTGTCGACGACAAATCGTTTGACCAGCGGCTGCGCAATGCCTCGATCATCGACCAGCTCCGGTTGGCCTATCCCGTAGGGGCTTCTGCGCCGCCCGCGTTGAACGCCGATCCCGGCAGATTCCGGAACGAAGCGTTTTTCACGAAGATGTATGGTGACTGCCGTGCTGGAGCGGTGCAGCGGAATCTCGTGACCATCACCTGGTTGCCGCGATCATGGGGGAAGGCGGTCCAGGTGACGCGGATCAATGGCGTCGCGGATCGGCTCAAGGAGGTGTCGGCGGAAATCGACAAGCTCGAACCAGCGCTGAGGGCCGCAGCCTTTCCCATTGCCGGCGTGCTGTCGTGCCGGCCGGTCGCCGATACCGGTAAGATGAGCATGCATGGCTATGCCGTCGCGATCGATCTGAACCTGCGATATTCCGACTATTGGCTGTGGGCGGGCCGCGGAAAGTCGATCCCGTACAAGAACAGGATGCCGCGGGAGATCGTCGATATCTTCGAACGCCACGGGTTCATCTGGGGAGGCAAATGGTATCATTACGACACGATGCACTTTGAATATCGCCCGGAACTACTGGCCCGGTGA
- a CDS encoding glycosyltransferase family 39 protein, translating to MSTTSIPSTRTRAKARVSFKRFRAWLVASATRPEARLWLVIQLAILHAVLWTFILINLKAAQDVHMDVAEAWGWGQKFLWGYGKHPPLSGWVAGLWFTLFPPTDWATYALAMATVGTGMVICWLIALRVVDARRAFLVVVMVALYPIFNFKGFKYNPDLLQLVTLPLLVLAYLNAFEKRSWQSGVLLGLAGALALMTKYWVLTMIGAIGLAALIHPERMRFLSSPAPWVAIATMAAAMIPHIVWLADAHFVPLTYAGDTYSLEDSGQVHQLVAGYALHNVALLALPVALAALAMALVPPWFRLLLRAPSRIVTRAWARGANASVNLSQARNVWLIQIIVAVGPALGALAFSIYMKTDWGISLFFLVPLSLVAIPALRVQSAALFNIVAIWLVLNVATLIASPWIAAREMAANAGNTATYGARSDLARELTQAWHARFASRWAVVAGTMESIQPMVFYSPDHPAAFTPLEAWGSGLISPDDVKRYGFIGVFDPADGRLPAFEKWVSEVAPNAERIVMTTRRFTHGKAGPSMSWNIYIAPPGN from the coding sequence ATGTCTACAACCTCGATCCCCTCCACCCGGACACGCGCAAAAGCCCGGGTGAGTTTCAAGCGTTTCCGGGCCTGGCTGGTTGCCAGCGCCACCCGCCCCGAGGCGCGCCTCTGGCTGGTGATCCAGCTCGCCATCCTGCATGCGGTGCTCTGGACCTTCATCCTGATCAATCTCAAGGCCGCGCAGGACGTTCACATGGACGTCGCGGAAGCCTGGGGCTGGGGCCAGAAATTCCTCTGGGGCTATGGCAAGCACCCGCCGCTGTCGGGCTGGGTCGCCGGCCTCTGGTTCACACTGTTCCCGCCGACGGATTGGGCGACCTATGCGCTGGCGATGGCGACCGTCGGCACCGGTATGGTGATCTGCTGGCTCATTGCGCTGCGCGTCGTGGATGCGCGGCGCGCGTTCCTGGTCGTGGTGATGGTCGCGCTCTATCCGATCTTCAATTTCAAGGGTTTCAAGTACAATCCCGACCTGCTCCAGCTCGTCACCTTGCCGCTCCTCGTGCTCGCTTATCTCAATGCGTTCGAGAAGCGGAGCTGGCAATCCGGAGTCCTGCTCGGCCTTGCCGGCGCGCTGGCGCTGATGACCAAATATTGGGTGCTGACCATGATCGGCGCCATCGGGCTTGCCGCGCTGATCCATCCGGAGCGAATGAGATTCCTGTCATCGCCAGCGCCATGGGTTGCGATCGCGACGATGGCGGCGGCGATGATCCCGCACATCGTCTGGCTGGCGGACGCGCATTTCGTGCCGCTGACCTATGCCGGCGACACCTACAGCCTCGAGGACAGCGGCCAGGTGCATCAGCTCGTGGCCGGCTATGCCCTGCACAACGTCGCGCTGCTGGCATTGCCGGTGGCGCTGGCCGCGCTGGCGATGGCGCTGGTGCCGCCTTGGTTCAGGCTGCTCCTGCGTGCGCCCTCGCGCATCGTCACGCGGGCCTGGGCGCGCGGCGCGAATGCGAGCGTGAACCTTTCGCAGGCGCGCAACGTCTGGCTCATTCAGATCATCGTCGCGGTCGGCCCCGCGCTCGGCGCGCTGGCCTTCAGCATCTACATGAAGACCGATTGGGGCATCTCGCTGTTCTTTCTGGTGCCGCTCTCGCTGGTCGCGATCCCGGCGTTGCGGGTGCAGAGCGCTGCGCTGTTCAACATTGTCGCGATCTGGCTCGTGCTCAACGTCGCCACGCTCATTGCCTCGCCCTGGATCGCCGCGCGCGAGATGGCGGCCAATGCGGGCAACACGGCGACCTATGGCGCGCGCTCGGATCTCGCGCGCGAGCTGACGCAGGCCTGGCACGCGCGCTTCGCCTCGCGCTGGGCGGTCGTCGCCGGCACCATGGAGTCGATCCAGCCGATGGTGTTCTACAGCCCGGATCATCCGGCCGCGTTCACGCCGCTCGAAGCCTGGGGGTCCGGGTTGATTTCGCCCGATGACGTCAAGCGATACGGCTTCATCGGCGTGTTCGATCCGGCCGACGGCCGCCTGCCGGCCTTCGAGAAATGGGTGTCCGAGGTCGCGCCGAACGCCGAGCGCATCGTGATGACGACGCGCCGTTTCACCCACGGCAAGGCCGGTCCGTCGATGAGCTGGAACATCTACATCGCGCCGCCGGGGAATTGA
- a CDS encoding HPr family phosphocarrier protein → MSDEAPQAGTGVPAGAISKDLLIINKRGLHARASAKFVQAVERFSAQVWVTRGGETVGGTSIMGLMMLAAGPGTTITVAAAGDDAEAALAAITELVESKFNEEGI, encoded by the coding sequence ATGAGCGACGAGGCGCCGCAAGCCGGGACGGGCGTGCCCGCGGGCGCGATCTCCAAGGACCTTCTGATCATCAACAAGCGCGGCCTGCACGCGCGGGCCTCCGCAAAGTTCGTCCAGGCCGTCGAGCGCTTCAGCGCGCAGGTCTGGGTGACGCGCGGCGGCGAAACCGTCGGCGGCACCTCGATCATGGGCCTGATGATGCTCGCCGCCGGTCCGGGCACCACCATCACGGTCGCCGCTGCCGGCGATGATGCCGAAGCAGCGCTCGCGGCGATCACCGAACTCGTTGAAAGCAAATTCAACGAGGAAGGGATCTAG
- a CDS encoding PTS sugar transporter subunit IIA, with amino-acid sequence MIGLVLVTHGRLADEFKAALEHVMGPQKQIEAITIGAEDDSDLCRSDIIEAVNRVDSGDGVAILTDMFGGTPSNLAISCMSRPKVEVLAGINLPMLVKLAKVREERPLPDAIAMAQEAGRKYVTIASRVLAGK; translated from the coding sequence ATGATTGGTCTAGTACTTGTGACCCACGGGCGCCTTGCCGACGAATTCAAGGCAGCGCTTGAACATGTCATGGGCCCACAAAAGCAAATCGAAGCGATCACGATCGGTGCCGAAGATGATTCCGATCTCTGTCGAAGCGACATCATCGAGGCGGTTAACCGCGTCGATTCCGGCGATGGCGTCGCGATCCTCACCGACATGTTCGGCGGCACGCCATCCAACCTGGCAATATCCTGCATGAGCCGGCCGAAGGTCGAGGTGCTCGCGGGCATCAACCTTCCCATGCTGGTGAAGCTCGCCAAGGTCCGCGAAGAGCGTCCGCTCCCCGACGCGATCGCGATGGCCCAGGAAGCCGGCCGCAAATACGTCACCATCGCCAGCCGCGTCCTCGCCGGCAAATGA
- a CDS encoding HPr kinase/phosphorylase: protein MSDGGPSIHASAVKVGDLAVLIRGPSGSGKSRLAFDLIMAGRSGVLERAVLVGDDRVHLATVGREIEVRPAPVLAGLIEIRGLGIRRCDFVEHATVGLVVDLDAADAERLPPGESLKTGILGVEIPRIPIGRDYSPLPLVVAALTTTKSSSSVNPSGDCLKGNGNHMNPTLATE from the coding sequence ATGAGCGACGGCGGCCCCAGCATTCACGCCTCGGCGGTCAAGGTGGGAGATCTGGCGGTGCTGATCCGCGGGCCCTCGGGCTCCGGCAAGTCGCGCCTTGCCTTCGATTTGATCATGGCGGGACGTAGCGGCGTGCTCGAAAGGGCCGTTCTGGTCGGTGATGACCGTGTCCATCTGGCGACAGTCGGCCGCGAAATTGAGGTCCGCCCCGCCCCGGTCCTGGCCGGCCTGATCGAGATCCGGGGGCTGGGAATCCGCCGCTGCGACTTTGTGGAGCATGCGACCGTCGGCCTCGTGGTCGATCTGGACGCCGCGGACGCGGAGCGGCTCCCGCCGGGCGAATCCCTGAAAACAGGCATTTTAGGTGTTGAAATACCGCGAATCCCCATCGGCCGCGACTATTCGCCCCTTCCTCTGGTTGTCGCCGCCTTGACCACTACCAAGAGTTCATCTTCCGTTAACCCTTCAGGCGATTGTTTGAAGGGAAATGGTAACCATATGAACCCCACACTCGCGACCGAATAG